Proteins encoded within one genomic window of Pseudopipra pipra isolate bDixPip1 unplaced genomic scaffold, bDixPip1.hap1 HAP1_SCAFFOLD_540, whole genome shotgun sequence:
- the LOC135408638 gene encoding scavenger receptor class A member 3-like has protein sequence MGASGTDPEPGAFRRVDSISSRISSAQTFYEEKLLSIQEDLQGLGEKSSGNGSVRQDREQLGRDLSQLRAELEQLQRTLRGQEAQLERTSRRHSRLSAAGAGLGARLESCAGSVRGLARGAERLLARAGRCRDETSRLDAELRELSRDGSGLEAALERLNSSAERGRERLRELRGGAAEAGRALRGLGEERLERRRELGELRDGRERARGLLGSAQGAAGAAARREGGNARGLQELAVRAAELQERLDNASAELEEQRDNLGDARYHRGHAQNRTADGFRALEGLLESHGEEIGTISANLAATGGHVLAMLRYLGSVRESCARRLRAHAQDILRLNGSLAALQGSAGILRERFGILGARLDVGVRNLSLLLQEMRAVDARHGDALRDIALLRGIPGLPGPRGLKGDVGSSGPPGMGGQKGDIGILGSPGPPGALGPPGPAGPQGERGPLGTRGFPGLKGSKGSFGLSGSRGQGGSEGDPGPPGPEGEPGKAGPPGPQGTPGMPGTPGNTGRAGPEGPKGEPGMRGPPGPPGPPGPPGQ, from the exons GAGAGAAGAGCTCCGGGAACGGCTCCGTGCGCCAGGACCGGGAGCAGCTGGGCCGGGATCTCTCCCAGCTGCGGgcggagctggagcagctccagcggACGCTGCGGGGGCAGGAGGCGCAGCTGGAGCGAACCTCCCGGCGCCATTCCCGGCTctcggcggcgggcgcggggctcGGGGCGCGGCTGGAGAGCTGCGCGGGGTCCGTGCGGGGGCTGGCCCGGGGCGCGGAGCGGCTGCTGGCCCGGGCCGGGCGGTGCCGGGACGAGACGTCCCGGCTGGATGCGGAGCTGCGGGAGCTGTCCCGGGACGGCTCCGGGCTGGAAGCGGCGCTGGAGCGGCTGAACTCGagcgcggagcggggccgggagcggctgcgggagctgcggggcggcgcggccgaggcggggcgggcgctgcgGGGTTTGGGCGAGGAGCGGCtggagcggcggcgggagctgggggagctgcgGGACGGGCGGGAGCGCGCCCGGGGGCTGCTCGGGAGCGCGCagggcgcggcgggcgcggcggcgcgCAGGGAGGGCGGGAATGCCCgcgggctgcaggagctggcgGTGCGAGCGGCCGAGCTGCAGGAGCGGCTGGACAACGCGAGCgcggagctggaggagcagcggGACAACCTCGGGGACGCCAG GTACCACCGGGGCCACGCCCAGAACCGCACGGCCGACGGGTTCCGGGCGCTGGAGGGGCTCCTGGAGTCCCACGGGGAGGAGATCGGGACCATCTCGGCCAACCTGGCGGCCACGGGCGGGCACGTGCTGGCCATGCTGCGCTACCTGGGCTCCGTGCGGGAATCCTGCGCCCGCCGCCTGCGCGCCCACGCCCAGGACATCCTGCGGCTCAACGGGTCCCTGGCGGCGCTCCAGGGCTCCGCCGGGATCCTGCGGGAGCGCTTCGGGATCCTCGGGGCCCGCCTGGACGTCGGCGTCCGgaacctgtccctgctgctccaggagatGAGGGCGGTGGACGCGCGGCACGGGGACGCGCTGCGGGACATCGCCCTGCTCCGAG GCATTCCGGGTCTCCCAGGCCCCCGTGGCCTCAAGGGGGACGTTGGATCCAGCGGCCCCCCGGGAATGGGGGGACAGAAGGGTGACATCGGGATCCTGGGATCGCCGGGACCCCCcggagccctgggacccccgggacccgcCGGCCCCCAGGGGGAACGGGGACCTCTGGGAACGAGAGGATTCCCGGGGCTcaagggctccaagggcagcTTTGGACTCTCGGGATCCCGGGGCCAGGGCGGGTCCGAGGGCGATCCCGGACCCCCGGGGCCGGAGGGGGAACCGGGAAAGGCGGGACCCCCTGGCCCACAGGGAACACCGGGAATGCCTGGGACCCCCGGGAACACGGGACGGGCGGGGCCCGAGGGACCCAAGGGAGAGCCCGGGATGAGGGGACCCCCGGGGCCACCGGGACCACCCGGACCCCCGGGACagtga